A window of the Gossypium hirsutum isolate 1008001.06 chromosome A05, Gossypium_hirsutum_v2.1, whole genome shotgun sequence genome harbors these coding sequences:
- the LOC107947879 gene encoding uncharacterized protein, with amino-acid sequence MINIDGLMLTSKPRVAIGAAFRGPSGGWLVGFELVTGVADSLKIETQDILKGLKLTWMRGFKQVEVESDNTLFIDIIINGFVANNNTMEVWLVHEWCNREWQVKLQHVLKESNKVVDCLAKAVGGGMNRLVVLVL; translated from the coding sequence ATGATTAATATTGATGGCTTGATGTTGACAAGCAAACCAAGGGTGGCAATAGGAGCAGCATTCAGAGGACCAAGCGGAGGGTGGTTGGTGGGTTTTGAACTAGTAACAGGTGTGGCTGATAGCTTAAAAATCGAAACTCAAGATATCCTAAAAGGCTTGAAGCTAACATGGATGAGGGGTTTCAAGCAGGTTGAGGTGGAAAGTGACAATACCCtatttattgatattattataAATGGCTTTGTAGCAAACAATAATACAATGGAAGTCTGGCTGGTTCATGAGTGGTGTAATAGAGAATGGCAAGTTAAGCTTCAGCATGTCTTAAAGGAAAGTAACAAGGTTGTTGATTGCTTAGCAAAGGCGGTAGGAGGTGGAATGAATCGATTGGTTGTACTTGttctttaa